Proteins encoded by one window of Lathyrus oleraceus cultivar Zhongwan6 chromosome 1, CAAS_Psat_ZW6_1.0, whole genome shotgun sequence:
- the LOC127075173 gene encoding uncharacterized protein LOC127075173 codes for MAKMMIQILVSIILVFVLMAEAEATPPGIAKDREYGYASCKIKKYKHCYNLVHVCPKFCPYHCTVDCASCKPICKCDKPGAVCQDPRFIGGDGITFYFHGKKDNNFCLVSDANLHINAHFIGRRNGNMKRDFTWVQSIAILFDNHQIFLGAEKTATWEDSVDRLALSFDGEPITLQEFEGAKWESSGVSIVRETSTNNIVVEVDGKFSISANVVPITEEDSRVHNYGITKDDCFAHLDLGFKFFSLSNEVSGVLGQTYKPDYVSRVNIGAKMPIMGGGKEYETTSLFSPDCSVARFVGNNGFNNDIAMVEGLTLPSLSCTSGIDGQGVVCRR; via the exons ATGGCTAAAATGATGATTCAAATTTTAGTGTCAATCATACTTGTGTTTGTTCTAATGGCAGAGGCAGAGGCAACTCCTCCAGGAATTGCTAAAGATCGTGAGTATGGCTATGCAAGCTGCAAGATAAAGAAATACAAACATTGTTATAATTTAGTTCATGTATGTCCTAAGTTTTGTCCTTATCATTGTACTGTGGACTGTGCCTCATGCAAACCAATTTGCA AGTGTGACAAACCAGGAGCTGTTTGTCAAGACCCTCGTTTCATTGGTGGTGATGGAATCACATTTTACTTCCATGGCAAGAAAGACAACAACTTTTGTCTTGTATCTGATGCCAATCTCCATATCAACGCACACTTCATAGGTAGAAGAAATGGGAACATGAAGAGGGACTTCACATGGGTCCAATCCATTGCTATTCTCTTTGACAATCACCAAATCTTCCTTGGAGCAGAGAAAACAGCCACATGGGAAGATTCTGTAGACCGTCTTGCCCTCTCATTCGATGGCGAACCGATCACCCTCCAAGAATTCGAAGGTGCAAAATGGGAATCATCTGGCGTTTCCATTGTTAGGGAAACTTCCACAAACAACATCGTTGTTGAAGTTGATGGAAAATTTAGCATAAGTGCCAACGTTGTCCCTATAACAGAAGAAGATTCAAGGGTTCACAATTATGGTATCACCAAAGATGATTGTTTTGCTCACCTTGATTTAGGTTTCAAATTCTTTTCTTTGAGCAACGAAGTGAGTGGCGTGTTGGGTCAGACATATAAACCTGATTATGTGAGTCGTGTGAATATTGGAGCAAAGATGCCAATAATGGGAGGTGGAAAAGAGTATGAAACTACAAGTTTATTCTCCCCAGATTGTTCTGTTGCTCGTTTTGTTGGCAATAATGGATTCAACAATGATATTGCAATGGTGGAGGGTTTGACTCTCCCTAGCTTGAGTTGCACAAGTGGAATTGATGGACAAGGAGTTGTCTGCAGGAGATAG